GCGAAAAACGTGGAGGCACTCGTGCCTGCGCGtcctcgctgcatgcgccgccgACAGGCGAAGCAAAGCGTTGGCGACGGAGTCCCGGTGAAAGAAGAGCAGCcgacaaaaaaggagaggacgcgaaagaggGGGCGACAGAGGCGGGGGGGGCGTTCGGCGAAGAGGGGCAGGACTGCGGACGGGAGGGACAGCGCGATGAAGCCGGCAGGGAAGCGGccggcagaaaagaagaggcgaccGATGCAAAGTCGTCTGTCCGCGATTTGTCCGGTGTCGTGAATTCTGACAAGGCGACCGAGGCGCAGGAGCCAAAGGCCGGGTGCCTACACACTCGGTCGAAAGACATCGCAGAGAGCGGACTGGCtggcgagacagacggacCCGAATAGGAAGTCGGCGACACAAACGCGgaggcgtctccttcctgccgAGACGAAACCGCCTTCACTCGTCggacagaagcgagagacaccgaagaaaAGGCTGAAACCGCGCTCTGCGACGACGGAAGCGAGAGGTCGCACGGCGAAGCCAGAGACACCGGGAAAGGCGACGACAGGGGTGACGGGTGCTCCCGCGAAATTCTCGAAGGCCTTCGATCTGCAGGATTGTGCGCCGAACTGAGGCCGTCGCACGGTTCCGCCTGCGTTGAAGTGCCAGACGGATACTGGCCGCCGGCTGCCGACACAACAGGGCAGAGTTGGTCAAGTTTATGTACACCCGGAGAGCGGGTCGAGCGCAGCTGTGGAGGAGTACATGCGTTTTCCGACAACGAGGGCACGCGGCATTTGGACATCGGAGTCTTGACAACGTCCGAGTGACAGGCTCCGTCCTTCCTTGCGCCACTTTCCTCACCaccgtctctgtcctctccacGCCCAAGGTGGAGTCTGCAGGGAGGCccgcctctctccatctgccCAGAACGTCCGCAGACTCGCACTTTACAggctgcgtttcttcgcggctCCGGTGTTATATAGGAAATGAGCGAGGGCGCAAACACGGGAaagcaggaaggagagaagctggGAGAGTTCGCGGCTCGCGAAAAATGTCGTGTGCGGTGGACGAAAGAATCCCTAAAATATCTTGCAATCAAGAACTTACCCCGGTTCCCCGTTCTGCCCCGCTCTCAGCTCCTTTCGTAGCTTCCTGGTTTTTGATACGTGAGCCGAGGTAAGAGTGTCTGGAGGCAGTTTATTCCCGATATACGAATAACAAATGCGGAAATCCATACAACTTCTACGGAATTGACGACCAACAGACCACGAAAGCGACCGCGAAACGGCAAACGCGCAGGCGTTTGAAAACAGCGTTTCTGACAGAGTGAGGTTTGGCGCATTTTGGGTCTTCGCTCCTtcacgagaaaagaaaatccTTCCTTGTAAAACACACTCGAGGCTGGGGCAGCGAGTTCGCTGCTGGCGCCTCGATCTTTCGATGGAGTGTCGATGCCGCTTTTGACCGGGAAGGTCCCTTAAAAATCGACATGATACCTCTCGTTGGATGTTCACAGGTGAAAAGTTCGTCCGCAGTATCCACAAAGAGCGTACAAACAACAGTTAGATGTACTCCAGACGCATTCGTAAAAACTTGCTTGGTGTCTCGCAAGCGCAGCGAAATCAGCTGGTCTGCAGCTGCGACAGGCTTCGTCCAACTCCGACTTCAGTTTTCCCCGTTTAACAAAAAAGGACTGTGACCAAAAGCACTCGAGtccacgaaaaaaaaactccCGCGTGGAGACGAGTGAAACTTGGGTCGGAAGCGCCCCCCTTGGGGAGAGGTCGAAGCGGTAAGTTGGAAAAAATCCAGCGAAAGTCACAGCGCAACGAGCCGCCGCTgggaagacagaagcgcACCACAGTTACAGATCTACGTTTATGAAGCATACACACGACATACGATACCGCACAGGACCTTTAGAAAGAAGACTGGAGTCACGCAagcccttcttcctcacgtTTTCTCAAAACTACGAGCAGCTGTCGACAAAACCGGAACAGTGACTCTCCGCGGCACATGCGTGGCCGCCTACAGAGGCTGCGTGTGCACTGTGCTCGGAACGCTGAGAAAAAAGCACGCGTGTCCGGCAACAAGGCTGGAATTCCTTGTAGGCAGAAACTACTTTTGCTTGTTCTGTCAGGACGATCTGTATTGTAAGGCAACGCGCGTTCTTTCGCTTGCCTCCTCAAGAGTTGTCTTCCCGGTCCGCCGCGAAGCACCGACTAACACCCGTCTCGCATAGGAACACCGACTTTGCAGGATATATGCACGGCGCGGAAACGGGGTCCCCGACGCCGTGTCTTAACCTCGAATCCGTTTTTTCGTTTGAAGAAAAGACGGAGCAGGCTGAACGGTGTAGTCAGATGCTGtaggagctgcagagagccaCCCCTACGTCAACGCAGCGTCCATTGTCTCTTTTACTGTAGTCGGCCCGAAATTGCGGCGCCTCTGAACGTCTAGAACATCTAACCGTCTTCGAGCTGGGTTTTCCGCAGCACTATTTGCGATGTGAACTTCGGCCTGCGGCGATATGCTGCCGTACCTTGGACTGTTCCCCCTCATGAAGACAGGGGAATGCTACCGTAGTCTTCCCGGCCTAATCCGGAGTGCGGCTTGCTGCTCAGTAGTCCCCGTTTGATATCCAGAAAAAGACCTTCGGAGCGTCAATGGATACCGTCGGATCGTCAACGCATATCCTACAAAACGGGTTCCTTGACGAGTGACGTGTCATCCTGTCCACTTTGGGCAACAGCGTTCTGCAGCGCAGTCTCACACAAGGCACGTATCGAGGTTGGTTTCCGCATCCGTGCCGGTCCTGTTTCAGCTTTTACTTTCGACAGATCGGTCTTGTCTCGCGTGAGGATAATTTACAGCGTTGTGTCTTCTGCGTGTCGCAATTTTTTTGTGCATTCGAGCGTCTTTACTCCACCGAACGTAGACGCCCTGCGGACGCCTAACTGCAAGGCTCAGATTTTTCTCCCCGCTACATTCATGATACAAATCAATGCCCGCTTCAGCCCGGTGCGGGTTGTGTGTATTCTACGTTTCCTAGGGGCACCCCGGCGTGTGTTTGTTCTCGACTCCGTCTGCGAACCAGCCGTGTTTTCTGGCAACTGAGGTTGCTCGCTTAGTTTCCGTAGAAGTTTCCAGTGAATTGCTCCCGGTGGGGATACCGCGCTGCGCTTTCACTAGGTGGACTTTGAAGTGAAGAGGTGGTGACAGCTGGACAAAAGGCACCTCGCCGGTTTGACCAAGGCAAATCTGTCAGCGACCTGGGGGTCGTTTGGGAACCATGCGATTTCGAGACTAAAAAACCGCTGTTGCCCGCAAGTTAATTGTAAACGAAATGAACTCTGCTGACGCTGCCAGCAGACCCGAGGCTGAAGGAGCCtcgggaaggcgagaggaggagagtcTTGCcggagagacgggagaagaaatcCGCAAATCCGTGGATGCTGCGTTGGACGACTACAGGTCGATGCATCGAAAACAGTATGAAGATCGTCTacggcgagaagcagaggaggaggaaaaggcgaaaaggTTAGCAGAGGAGCGGGTGAGTTCGCCGTCGCACGCCACTTTCTGTAGGATACGTTTCTCCTCTCATGAGGTCTGTGCTGGCCTTCTCCACGCTGGAACGGCCGGTATGTTGTCTGTGCACAACTCGCCGGAACAGCATCCGTGACCCGTCGATGGTcactttccttttttttcggtTCTCTTGTGCCTTTCAGGACCACCTTGACAAGTGCGATTAGTAGAGTGGGTTACCGCGTATATCTGAACAATGCGCATGTGGATACAAGCAGTACGGATATCATGATACTCACTCTGCTTGGCTCCTTCCTTCCCAACGTGCATGTCTCCGACAAGTGTTTTTCGCTCGTGTCTCCAGTTGCGTCACGCGTCCCTATGTTCGTCTCAGCCGGTAGCGTTGCTGGTTTGGCGTCTTTGCTGCTCATGTTCTTCCCCTCACCTCAGAAGGGCTACGAAATGGCAGCGAAGCTCCaacaggaggaggagagtCTCCTGGCGACCCGGGTGGCCGCAGATGCGGAGATGAGCCGACAACTTTTTGCACAGTTGAATCGTCATGTCCAGCCAGATTCGTTGAGCCGAGCAGCAGTTCAGTCGGCTGCCTGCGACAGCACTTCTGCCGATGCCTCTGCCGCAGCTTACTCGGCCGAGTGGTACGAGCATCTGCGTCAGCAACAAGAACACGAGAGACGCGTTCTGGAAGGCTATAGTGCCTTTCCTGGCCAGTCTGACGAAGACAAGTGAGTGGGAATGCCACACTCGGCAGTCTGTGGCCATAGCGCTGGTCAgacctcttcgccttcggccTGGGCACAGACAGGTGATGCAATCATACAAAAAACTTGgatgtctgcttctcgtaATTGCAGTCGTATACACTATTGTAGGTACAACAGTGTTAGgaatcataaagaacttggttgtctgcaTCTCCTAATTGGAGTCATATTCAATGTCTGAGGTACTATCGTCCCTTGCAGTGTTGTCTCGTGAACACTTTCCGAGATCCTGGCGCACAATTTAGTTTCCTTTTCCATGTTTCTACGCGAAAGCTCTTTGACGTCGCTGTCGGAGGAAGTGAGGCCTGGCTGTCCCCATGGGGTGTTTGATGAAGTCAAATGCGTTCATGTTTCGTCTAGGAGGAGGGGTAACACGTGGAAGTCTTAAGAGCTTAAGAATGTCAGGTGGCGGCAGGGTTCCTCCGTGTGTCATGTGTGAGTTCAGCCCGTAGTTGGTGTTTTTTCATCCCTGTTAAAGTATCTCTCGAGTGCTGTGTGACTCTGCAGTGTCCGGCCACCTATGCGGACGAACTACACGGAGCGTCTCATCGACGATGGCCCCGTTGGTTGGACTTCCTCGACCGGTGGCTTTTCGGAGAGGTAAAAATCACTCCAcatgtctcttttttcgttttgtcTTGCGTCGTGTTCTGATTCACGTACAGGCTTTCGTTCGGCACAGACGGACGTAGTGAAATCGTGTGCGATTTTGTTTGGCGTGGCGGCATTCAAGGCTTAACTCGAAGTTTGCTCGTCAAGGGCGTCTCGGGGGTTCTGGATTGCGCTGAGGGACGCCGGACCacctcagagagaagactttTTTCAGTTCACATGTGGAGTGTGTAGTTGGAGTCACAGTTATTTAAGTCGTCCGGAGTAGTTTGTTCGTGCGCAACCGTGAACTGTCGAGGAATATCAAACGGGCCGGGGCAGCCCTCTGGTCTGCGACAATGAGCGTAATGGTGAGATTCGAGAGTGTTGATTTGAGATTGCCTCGACTTGCgattctgtttttctgttttgttCACTGCTGCAGCCTCCTAGGGCCTCCCGCAAGCCAAGGACGTGGCGGCTGGTCCTGGATGGAAGACGCGATGCGCGAGACACTGGGACTGCCCGAACGGTACGTACTGATAGAAGCGAGGAATGCACAATGTGACGAGATAGAGCGTATTTCGTAGATACAAGACGATTATGGTTGGTTTCACTTCAAAAAGGTGCTAGCCCTAGACAAACAGCCGCAGGGCCCAGGCACCAATGGCGCAATAACCTGCGGTACGTGTGCATTGCCATCTACCACCGCGTGACCTGTCGTTTCGTGTTGTGCTGATTGTCGTTGAGAGAATCCACGTTGGTTGAAAAGACGCGCAGTGTGTCTTCCGTTTTCAGCGCACTTCGGAAATTGGCCGGCATAAGCAGAGTTGGTAGAGTGCCTTCTGGCCTCGCTCAGTGTGGTCTGTGACATGTTCCACAGTTTTTTTCCACCATTTCTTCTTTGGTTCAAGAAGCACCAGGGGTGTTTACTTGCATCTATGAGAGTCCTGTATACACTGAATCGTCAAGTGGTGCGCAAATCTGCACTGTGTACTGGTGCATGTAGGTTCGAGGGAACTCTGAACGACCATGTCGCCGGTGGTAATATCTGCATGATTGTGCGCATCTGCAGGCCGGGAGTCGGGGAGCAACTGTCACCTGAGGAACGCGCACATCAGCGTCGGCGGGCCGTGTACGTCGCCTTGGTTTGTTTTTGTATGGTCGGCCCTCTCGTTATTGCCCTCATAATGCTCATTTCGCAAATGTTACAGTAGTCTGGAACGCGGGGAATGGACGAGCGAACTGCGTGACTCCGAGTTGAATTCGTTGTTGCGAGGctcgctgtttctcgtgCGTCAGATTCAGGGGGCTATCACAATGTGGGACGTTCACAAAGAACGGAAGGTCGGGATGCACTTTTGTTTTGTGAGTGTTCACTGCTCAAGAGGCAGGAACAGTGCTTCGGTGGATGTCGTACCCTCCCACGCGTCGTGTGTAAGCTGGCGTCACAAACGTAGCCGCCGTTCCTTCAGGATCAAGTACGTTGTGTCCACCACCATTTAAGGTCTACAGGTTGACAGTTCACGCTTTACTGACGCCTCGTGGTAAGTCAGGGGAACGAGCCGACAAAAACTTCCTCTACCTTCGAAATGTGTAGAACTGGTGCGAAAGTATCTCCGTATTCTTGTTGACTTCACAAGGATGCCATGGTCCGTCACATCTGCGGCGGTAGGATGCCACGTTGCTCATTGCTTCGCGCCGACGCAACTCTCGCGAGTCGCGAACACACATTACATCCGAGAAGGGGTTGTATTAGTGCGGAAGTCTCTCTGTATTCACCCATCACGAGTACTCTCGAACCGTTAGAAACATAATTTACACTTTCTTTCTAGGCTAGCGTCACTCAAGCTATCCTGGATTCGAGGGCTTCTGTTTTCCATTGAAAGGTAACTGCGGCCAATGTTCCCACGGCGAGTACTGCACCCGTATGTGCAGTTTGTCATGTCGGATGTGTTAGTGCATCACTGACGCTTCGTAGTGGACGCTACATTTAGGCCCTTCCTGCACGCCTCACTGCCGAGACAGACACGCCACACGTGAGGACCCTAGTTGTTCTCATTCTGCTGGTTCAGTCGCGTTGCGACATCCCCTTCATGGATTATGCTGCACGAAATGCTGCGTTCGGCAAGCACAAATTGGCTCACGCAGCGGTCGTTACGCGACCGGAAGTTACTGACTGAATGGGACGGTCTTCTTTCACTGTTCTTCATTCACGATCTCGATGAGATTAGCACAGAAACGCATCGCTACGCACGGAACTTTGTCTTATTTCTCGTGCCTCGTCCCAATATAACCATGCAATCCCTCACTCATCCACAGCATGACCCAAATGTGAACGTGAAATCTTGCCCCGCTACGCCATAACGGACTGGGCACCAATGCTGCAATCAAAAACGTGCGAAAATGAAAACACTGAGTTACCATAATCATGTTCACGGTGCAAGCACCCACTGCACGcgagtctctctcgaggATCTTCCCCGTACTGAAATTCCGCTGACTACACAGTTCCTCTGTGTACCCCGCGCCGTCTGCATACTGCATTGTTTTGCCTTGATATACGACTGTTCGCTGACCCAACCTCATTACGTGAAAAGGCACACTGCCTACACTGAAAAGCCATAAAAACCTACATCACGCGGGAAGATGTGTTACGAACATTACGAAAACCCGCGGGTGCATGGCAAAATGTGATGTCTTAAAGGCTGCACACGTTCGAGACCGCCTCACTGCAAACCAAAAAAGGGCGGTACGTCGCCACCAGCCATATGGAAAAACCAGCAGCCAATTTGCCGGTCTCGCTCGTTCTAACGAACTGGTTCGGCACCTCCAATAATTATGCAGTCACGCGGGGCCTCCACATCGCTTGTACGAAGGTCTCGCTTGTCCCCCTCCCCCGTTACTTCGCTGAGCAAAAAACGGTATCTGCTCTAGAGAATCGCTTCTCCAGTAAAAACGATGAAAGGTGACCAGAGACAACTCCGCTGAACTATTCACTCAGCTGTCCACTTTTTACCAGCAAAGAATGGGAAAATGTTCTTGTGCGACGAAAGTGCCCTTCCGACGCGACAGTGTTCCTCCGGGAAACAGCCAGAACTCTCAAGTCCTGTTGGACAGTCGGCCAATTGCGCTGCCCTCACTCTATcagcaagaaagaaaacctAAATCCTTGACACCATGACATAAATGCGCTTGAACAGAAGCACCTGTTCGACGGCCTCAGCTCAAAAACAGAACGGCGTCGCACCGTCTAGAGTAGCACACTGCTATACGTAGCACTACACATTACCACAGACTGCTATGCTTTGCGTTTCGGCAATGCTCTCATCGTGGAAACCGAAGCTGAGCCGGATCTCCGGACCACAAGACGACTTTTCGCCCGTCCTCCCCCCTCCCTGCACTGCATATAAAACACTGGCAAAACGACAGATAAGGGTTGGGCTGTTCTAGCGCCAACCGGCGACAAACTAacactgttttttctgcacGTGCATGCGCCAAACTGGTGCTCCCCCTTCccacacgtatatatatccCTTTTTGGCATCGGAAAATTGTGTCTGCGCAAGCAGGAGAAACTCCCACCATCTTCACCATCCCTTACGAGACTGCCACCGTTTGACCACAGAAGTGTCCTACACTCAGACTACCAAGTCCTCATCTATCACCACCACAGAGGGTTGTCCGACTCACTTGATATCGCGGGATGGGTGTCCACGCGTTTCTTAATTGTCGGGCTCCAAGATAATTTGTCGTCAGCCACACCGTTAGAGACCTTCAGTAGCCCCGGAGTTAGAGAAGGTTGCTCCCCAGGACGCTCACTTCGCAGGGCATGTGTTTGAGTCTCCGTTAATATCCCATTAGAGCACCATTTCTGGTTCGGTGCTTCACTGGACACCACATTCTGCGGCTCTCCTCCAAGGACAAGCTTCAGAAGCTGCGTATTCGACACACACCAAACCCATCTGAAACACGAATTTCAACTCTGAGAGAACCATTCGATGCTGCGCCCCCAACATACACGGAACCACAACTGTTCTTGATGAATGAACCGGTGTCGGTGCTGTGGAGGTAACCTGTAACATCTCTTGGTGCTGCGTACTCTGCTTTTTTCATACTATCACTCGCTGCTTACTgagagaaacggggagaCACAAATCGGAAACCTTCGTTAAAAATTCGTCCCCTCACGACAATCATGCGTTCGCCACTGAACTGCTCCGTTCGTCATTTGAGAGTACATTTGTGCAGCCTCGGCAAGAACTCTGCGATAACAACGACACGGCAGTGTAGCGTATTAACTGCCATACCTCCTTCGTCACAGCCATGAGGAAATCGTTCTTCAATTCGTCGGCGTTGCCATCCTTCATGAGCTCTAAAGCATTTACATcctgcttcgcctgcttcgtTGCAGTGTTATTGCCGACCTGTCTTTGGGTTATTAGTCCCC
This genomic interval from Toxoplasma gondii ME49 chromosome VIIb, whole genome shotgun sequence contains the following:
- a CDS encoding hypothetical protein (encoded by transcript TGME49_262980~Predicted trans-membrane domain (TMHMM2.0):249-272), whose protein sequence is MNSADAASRPEAEGASGRREEESLAGETGEEIRKSVDAALDDYRSMHRKQYEDRLRREAEEEEKAKRLAEERKGYEMAAKLQQEEESLLATRVAADAEMSRQLFAQLNRHVQPDSLSRAAVQSAACDSTSADASAAAYSAEWYEHLRQQQEHERRVLEGYSAFPGQSDEDNVRPPMRTNYTERLIDDGPVGWTSSTGGFSESLLGPPASQGRGGWSWMEDAMRETLGLPERPGVGEQLSPEERAHQRRRAVYVALVCFCMVGPLVIALIMLISQMLQ